A window of the Halichoerus grypus chromosome 2, mHalGry1.hap1.1, whole genome shotgun sequence genome harbors these coding sequences:
- the FAM170A gene encoding protein FAM170A, translating to MKQRQKRKHLESEESPESAEQGGGVSKSQEDAPQLESTGVAKGWGAAVGEVSSASEYFSCVSSPRKLIHAGLRRVPRDSPQPRTPLSQVQEQGETAPPSHHVSSSPSSYKTCVSSLYRNKEGKGMKIYYMQVQMKKGVAVSWEILETSESLEKPPKMEEVTLPEDVRVGTPPSDVSTRNLLSDSEPSGEEKEHEERAESDSPPGSPAVAERPRAKTPDWLVTVEAGFRCMACCRVFSTLEILQEHVQHGIQEGFSCHVFHLTMAQLTGTVEAESAHEEEEEDEKAEEEQERQEEKEKKEEQPTQEDLGPKRPWSQCPGCVFHSPKDKK from the exons ATGAAACAGCGACAAAAGAGGAAACATCTAGAAAGTGAAGAGTCCCCGGAAAGTGCCGAGCAGGGAGGAG GAGTCTCGAAGTCACAGGAGGATGCCCCTCAGCTTGAGTCAACTGGGGTGGCCAAAGGCTGGGGTGCAGCGGTAGGGGAGGTGTCCTCTGCCTCTGAATACTTCTCCTGTGTCTCTTCTCCACGCAAGCTCATCCATGCTG GACTCCGGAGAGTACCTCGAGACAGTCCCCAGCCTAGAACACCCCTATCCCAGGTTCAGGAACAAGGGGAGACTGCTCCCCCCTCACACCATGTCTCCTCGTCCCCTTCGTCCTATAAGACCTGTGTGTCCTCTCTGTACAGAAACAAAGAGGGAAAGGGCATGAAAATATACTACATGCAGGTACAAATGAAAAAGGGTGTGGCTGTCTCCTGGGAGATCTTGGAGACCTCGGAGTCACTAGAAAAGCCGCCAAAGATGGAAGAAGTGACCCTTCCCGAGGACGTACGGGTAGGGACTCCCCCCTCTGACGTGTCCACCAGAAACCTGCTGTCGGACAGCGAGCCCAgcggggaggagaaggagcacGAGGAACGGGCAGAGTCAGACAGCCCACCTGGGTCACCTGCAGTTGCGGAGAGACCCAGGGCCAAGACCCCCGACTGGCTGGTGACAGTGGAGGCTGGCTTCAGGTGCATGGCCTGCTGCCGGGTCTTCTCTACCTTGGAGATCCTCCAGGAGCACGTGCAGCATGGGATCCAGGAAGGTTTCAGCTGCCACGTGTTTCACCTCACCATGGCTCAGCTGACGGGCACTGTGGAAGCAGAGAGTGCccacgaggaggaggaggaggatgagaaggcggaggaagagcaagagaggcaggaagaaaaggagaagaaggaagagcagCCCACACAGGAAGACCTCGGCCCCAAGCGACCTTGGAGCCAGTGCCCAGGCTGTGTGTTCCATTCTCCAAAGGACAAGAagtga